In Juglans regia cultivar Chandler chromosome 5, Walnut 2.0, whole genome shotgun sequence, the following are encoded in one genomic region:
- the LOC108994460 gene encoding receptor-like protein 3, with amino-acid sequence MSSNHFHGTIQSSFLERAWNLIELNVSNNSFQGPIPSHLCMNSRFVRLLDFSFNNHTGQIPLGLGACSKLEIFRASSNSLFGLLPNDLYSVTALEEISLPSNNLSGPISDDIVNLTKLTLLELYANRLSDKLPPNIGRLSKLKHMLLHTNSFPGSLPSSLMNCTNIIELNLRFNLFEGNISNFNFSCLQQLTILDFGYNGFTGSFPISFQSYKSLSAIRLSGNQLEGQIPSEIAQLKYLSYFSLSFKNLTNITAAIKILMRSNSLEVVLIGSNFLHERLPNDDDIVGFQNLRLLDIGLCQLTGQLPMWLSMLNKLEILGQTGNRITGSIPGWLSTLPRLKALKLGHNLISGEFPKELCALPSLVSAQAYQRDNDYLLLPIYFIENNKVIGQSNSLSYWYRQLSFENNSLSGNIPIEIGRLKLLRALQLGHNNFTGNIPDQISEITDLEDLDLSTNQLSGEIPASLAYFVAPHFLVVTILLMAAKTRTSRMRKMDVQFHGFILL; translated from the exons ATGTCTAGCAATCACTTCCATGGTACAATCCAATCATCATTCCTCGAACGAGCTTGGAACTTGATCGAGCTCAATGTCAGCAACAATAGTTTCCAAGGCCCCATTCCTTCTCATCTTTGCATGAATTCCCGTTTTGTCAGGCTCCTTGATTTCTCTTTCAATAATCATACTGGCCAAATTCCTTTGGGACTAGGAGCATGTTCCAAACTAGAGATTTTCAGAGCAAGCTCTAACTCTCTCTTTGGGTTACTTCCAAATGATCTATATAGTGTGACAGCATTAGAAGAAATATCTTTACCTTCCAATAATCTTTCCGGACCCATTAGTGATGACATTGTGAAcctaaccaaactcaccctccTTGAGCTGTATGCAAATCGATTGAGCGACAAGTTACCTCCAAATATTGGGAGGCTTTCCAAATTAAAGCACATGCTTCTTCATACAAACTCCTTTCCAGGTTCTTTGCCCTCATCATTGATGAATTGCACAAATATCATTGAATTGAATTTACGATTCAATTTGTTTGAAGGAAATATCTCCAACTTTAATTTCTCCTGTCTTCAACAGCTTACTATTCTTGACTTCGGTTATAATGGCTTCACTGGTAGCTTTCCAATAAGCTTTCAATCCTACAAGTCCCTCAGTGCAATTCGACTTTCCGGAAACCAACTAGAGGGGCAAATCCCATCAGAGATTGCTCAActgaaatatttatcttatttttcacTTAGTTTCAAAAATCTAACCAACATCACGGCGGCAATCAAAATTCTGATGCGTAGCAATAGTCTCGAAGTTGTCCTAATAGGAAGCAATTTTCTGCACGAGAGATTGCCGAATGATGATGACATAGTTGGTTTTCAAAATCTTCGACTTTTGGATATTGGTTTATGCCAACTGACCGGTCAATTGCCTATGTGGCTATCTATGCTCAACAAGCTAGAAATTCTGGGACAAACAGGCAATCGTATCACAGGTTCAATTCCGGGTTGGTTGTCGACCCTTCCGAGGCTCAAGGCTTTAAAATTGGGTCACAACCTCATATCAGGTGAATTCCCTAAGGAACTTTGTGCATTGCCCTCATTGGTATCAGCACAGGCTTATCAACGAGACAATGATTATTTGCTTTTACCGATttatttcatagaaaataataaGGTAATTGGCCAGTCCAACTCCCTCTCCTACTGGTACCGACAATTATCCTTTGAGAATAATAGTCTTAGTGGCAATATCCCCATTGAAATTGGACGTTTGAAGTTGCTTCGTGCACTACAACTTGGTCATAACAACTTCACAGGTAACATTCCAGACCAAATATCAGAAATTACAGACTTGGAAGACCTAGACCTCTCAACAAATCAGTTATCTGGTGAAATACCAGCATCACTTGCTT ACTTTGTGGCGCCCCACTTCCTCGTTGTGACCATATTACTAATGGCAGCAAAGACAAGGACATCCAGAATGAGAAAGATGGACGTACAATTCCATGGTTTCATATTACTGTGA
- the LOC108994441 gene encoding receptor-like protein 2, producing MLCFTPHDLLFILLQLLVILIANNACNQADLNSLMALKVSTSSPPLNWSSNDCCHWEGISCDHKGQVTHVWLPSKGLTGSVSPDFLGNLMHLSHLNLSHNSLSGSLPSEFFSSLNQLMILDLSYNYLVGDVSLLFSSNGSSTHHGWPPSIQIIDISSNHFHGTIQSSFLERAWNLIKLNVSNNSFQGPIPSHLCMDSRLVRLLDFSFNNHTGQIPFGVGACSKLEIFRAGFNSLFGLLPNDLYSVTTLEEISLPFNNLSGPISDDIANLTKLTLLELYANRLSGKLPPNIGRLSKLKHMLLHTNSFTGSLPSSLMNCTNLIELNLRMNLFQGNISNFNFSGLQQLTILDFTNNGFTGSFPISFQSCKSLRAIRLSRNQLEGQIPSEIAQLKYLSFFSLSFNNLTNITAAIKILMRCKSLEVVLIGRNFLHERLPNDDDIVGFQNLRLLDIDECQLTGQLPMWLSMLKKLEILLLNRNRITGSIPGWLSTLPRLRSLQLSHNLISGEFPKELCALPALVSAQVYQRDNDSLLLPVFHIAKNEVRQYSSLSYFYPQLSLNNNSLSGSIPIEIGRLKLLRALHLGHNSFTGNIPDQISELTNLVDLDLSANQLSGEIPASLARLHFLATFSVANNNLHGRIHSGTQLQGFDTSAYEGNLRLCGAPLPRCDHITNGNKDKDIQNGKDGCTIPWFHITVMFGFITGFWAVCGPLAFNRNWRDSYFRHLNNLKDQLYVAFAVSLARLHKRRL from the coding sequence atgCTCTGCTTTACTCCTCATGATCTCCTTTTCATTTTGCTTCAGCTCCTCGTCATTCTCATTGCAAATAATGCATGCAACCAAGCAGATCTCAACTCTCTCATGGCCTTAAAGGTCAGTACGTCCTCTCCtcctttaaattggtcttcgaACGATTGCTGCCACTGGGAAGGTATTTCTTGTGATCACAAGGGTCAGGTCACCCATGTTTGGTTGCCTTCTAAAGGCCTAACAGGAAGTGTATCTCCTGATTTTCTTGGAAACCTCATGCATCTCTCTCACCTGAATCTTTCCCACAATTCACTTTCAGGTTCTCTCCCTAGTGAATTCTTTTCATCCTTGAATCAACTCATGATTCTTGATTTAAGTTACAACTATTTAGTTGGAGATGTATCTTTGCTATTTTCATCTAATGGATCATCTACTCATCATGGTTGGCCTCCCTCTATTCAAATAATTGACATCTCTAGCAATCACTTCCATGGTACAATCCAATCATCATTCCTCGAACGAGCTTGGAACTTGATCAAGCTCAATGTCAGCAACAATAGTTTCCAAGGCCCCATTCCTTCTCATCTTTGCATGGATTCCCGTTTGGTCAGGCTTCTTGATTTCTCTTTCAATAATCATACTGGTCAAATTCCTTTCGGAGTAGGAGCATGTTCCAAACTAGAGATTTTCCGAGCAGGCTTTAACTCTCTCTTTGGGTTACTTCCGAATGATCTATATAGTGTGACAACATTAGAAGAAATCTCTTTACCTTTCAATAATCTTTCCGGACCCATTAGCGATGACATTGCGAAcctaaccaaactcaccctccTTGAGCTGTATGCAAATCGATTGAGCGGCAAGTTACCTCCAAATATTGGGAGGCTTTCCAAATTAAAGCACATGCTTCTTCATACAAACTCCTTTACAGGTTCTTTGCCCTCATCATTGATGAATTGCACAAATCTCATCGAATTGAATTTACGAATGAATTTGTTTCAAGGAAATATCTCCAACTTTAATTTCTCCGGTCTTCAACAGCTTACTATTCTTGACTTCACTAATAATGGCTTCACTGGTAGCTTTCCAATAAGCTTTCAATCCTGCAAGTCCCTTAGAGCAATTCGACTTTCCCGAAACCAGCTAGAGGGGCAAATCCCATCAGAGATTGCTCAActgaaatatttatcttttttttcacttagtTTCAACAATCTAACCAACATCACTGCGGCAATCAAAATTCTGATGCGTTGCAAGAGTCTCGAAGTTGTCCTAATAGGACGCAATTTTCTGCATGAGAGATTGCCGAATGATGATGACATAGTTGGTTTTCAAAATCTTCGACttttggatattgatgaatgCCAACTGACCGGTCAATTGCCTATGTGGCTATCTATGCTCAAGAAGCTAGAAATTCTGTTACTAAATCGTAATCGTATCACAGGTTCAATTCCAGGTTGGTTGTCGACCCTTCCGAGGCTCAGGTCTTTACAATTGTCTCACAACCTCATATCGGGTGAATTCCCTAAGGAACTTTGTGCATTGCCCGCATTAGTATCAGCACAAGTTTATCAACGAGACAATGATTCTTTGCTTTTACCGGTTTTTCACATAGCAAAAAATGAGGTTCGCCAGTACAGCTCCCTCTCCTACTTTTACCCACAGTtatcgttaaataataatagtctTAGTGGCAGTATCCCCATTGAAATTGGACGTTTGAAGTTGCTTCGAGCACTACATCTTGGTCATAACAGCTTCACAGGGAACATTCCAGACCAAATATCAGAACTTACAAACTTGGTAGACCTAGACCTCTCGGCAAATCAGTTATCTGGTGAAATACCAGCATCACTTGCTCGTCTGCATTTCTTGGCTACGTTTAGTGTAGCTAACAATAATCTCCATGGGCGAATACACTCGGGCACTCAACTCCAAGGTTTTGATACGTCTGCATATGAGGGGAATCTTAGACTTTGCGGCGCCCCACTTCCTCGTTGTGACCATATTACTAATGGCAACAAA